Proteins encoded in a region of the Eulemur rufifrons isolate Redbay chromosome 15, OSU_ERuf_1, whole genome shotgun sequence genome:
- the RPL7L1 gene encoding ribosomal protein uL30-like isoform X2, producing the protein MISSCNPRKMAEQEERKKIPLVPENLLKKRKAYQALKATQAKQALLAKKERKGKGPRFKRLESFLHDSWRQQRDRVRLRRLEVKPHALELPDKHSLAFVVRIQRINGVSSLVQKTIARLRLKKIFSGVFVRVTPQSLKLLRMVEPYVTWGFPNLKSVRELILKRGQAKVKNKTIPLTDNTVIEEHLGKFGVICLEDLIHEIAFPGKHFQEISWFLRPFQLSVARHATKNKVGFLKEMGSPGYRGERINQLIRQLN; encoded by the exons ATGATCAGTAGCTGCAACCCTAGGAAAATGGCGGAGCAAGA ggaaaggaaaaaaatccctttggtTCCAGAAAATCTCCTGAAAAAGAGGAAGGCTTACCAAGCCCTTAAAGCCACCCAGGCAAAGCAAGCACTTTTGGCAAAGAAAGAG aggaaaggaaaaggaccCAGGTTTAAGCGACTGGAATCATTTCTACATGATTCCTGGCGGCAGCAACGCGACAGGGTGCGTCTCAGACGACTAGAAGTGAAACCTCATGCCTTGGAATTGCCAGATAAACATTCCTTGGCCTTTGTTGTACGCATCCAAAG GATTAATGGGGTGAGTTCACTGGTGCAAAAGACCATCGCAAGACTTCgcctaaagaaaattttcagtggTGTCTTTGTTAGAGTCACCCCGCAGAGCCTAAAATTGCTGCGTATGGTGGAACCTTATGTGACCTGGGG ATTTCCAAATCTGAAGTCCGTCCGTGAACTCATCTTGAAACGTGGACAAGCCAAGGTCAAGAATAAGACCATCCCTCTGACAGATAACACAGTGATTGAAGAGCACCTGG GGAAGTTTGGTGTCATTTGCTTGGAAGACCTCATTCATGAAATTGCCTTCCCGGGAAAACATTTCCAGGAGATCTCATGGTTCTTGCGTCCTTTCCAACTCTCAGTGGCCCGTCATGCTACCAAGAATAAAGTGGGCTTCCTCAAGGAGATGGGCTCACCTGGCTATCGAGGTGAACGCATCAATCAGCTCATCCGCCAGCTGAACTAG
- the RPL7L1 gene encoding ribosomal protein uL30-like isoform X1 produces MISSCNPRKMAEQEERKKIPLVPENLLKKRKAYQALKATQAKQALLAKKEQRKGKGPRFKRLESFLHDSWRQQRDRVRLRRLEVKPHALELPDKHSLAFVVRIQRINGVSSLVQKTIARLRLKKIFSGVFVRVTPQSLKLLRMVEPYVTWGFPNLKSVRELILKRGQAKVKNKTIPLTDNTVIEEHLGKFGVICLEDLIHEIAFPGKHFQEISWFLRPFQLSVARHATKNKVGFLKEMGSPGYRGERINQLIRQLN; encoded by the exons ATGATCAGTAGCTGCAACCCTAGGAAAATGGCGGAGCAAGA ggaaaggaaaaaaatccctttggtTCCAGAAAATCTCCTGAAAAAGAGGAAGGCTTACCAAGCCCTTAAAGCCACCCAGGCAAAGCAAGCACTTTTGGCAAAGAAAGAG cagaggaaaggaaaaggaccCAGGTTTAAGCGACTGGAATCATTTCTACATGATTCCTGGCGGCAGCAACGCGACAGGGTGCGTCTCAGACGACTAGAAGTGAAACCTCATGCCTTGGAATTGCCAGATAAACATTCCTTGGCCTTTGTTGTACGCATCCAAAG GATTAATGGGGTGAGTTCACTGGTGCAAAAGACCATCGCAAGACTTCgcctaaagaaaattttcagtggTGTCTTTGTTAGAGTCACCCCGCAGAGCCTAAAATTGCTGCGTATGGTGGAACCTTATGTGACCTGGGG ATTTCCAAATCTGAAGTCCGTCCGTGAACTCATCTTGAAACGTGGACAAGCCAAGGTCAAGAATAAGACCATCCCTCTGACAGATAACACAGTGATTGAAGAGCACCTGG GGAAGTTTGGTGTCATTTGCTTGGAAGACCTCATTCATGAAATTGCCTTCCCGGGAAAACATTTCCAGGAGATCTCATGGTTCTTGCGTCCTTTCCAACTCTCAGTGGCCCGTCATGCTACCAAGAATAAAGTGGGCTTCCTCAAGGAGATGGGCTCACCTGGCTATCGAGGTGAACGCATCAATCAGCTCATCCGCCAGCTGAACTAG
- the PEX39 gene encoding uncharacterized protein C6orf226 homolog yields MEQPRSPGRATALTDAAPASVTLAQLLQLVQEGREIPGLERRHIAATHGEPTTSRLPRRPKPWEAAALAESFRAVALDPGPQASPTLKKGMAPAEAATTPS; encoded by the coding sequence ATGGAGCAGCCCCGCAGTCCCGGCCGGGCTACCGCGCTCACGGACGCAGCCCCGGCCTCGGTGACGCTGGCGCAGCTCCTGCAGCTGGTCCAGGAGGGCCGGGAAATCCCGGGCCTGGAAAGACGCCACATCGCGGCGACCCATGGCGAACCCACGACGTCCCGGCTCCCGCGGAGGCCCAAGCCTTGGGAGGCCGCGGCTTTGGCCGAGTCCTTCCGCGCTGTAGCCCTAGATCCGGGACCACAGGCATCGCCGACCCTCAAGAAAGGAATGGCCCCGGCGGAGGCAGCGACTACGCCTTCTTAA